In the genome of Danio rerio strain Tuebingen ecotype United States chromosome 23, GRCz12tu, whole genome shotgun sequence, one region contains:
- the wu:fy63c09 gene encoding uncharacterized protein LOC797544 (The RefSeq protein has 6 substitutions compared to this genomic sequence): MAEARSEDDEERLRETGGGRRSSEHSDRNKPDQRHSSQGALSSIRAVIKRTSARTSSQSDHQRERRRPEITILSAEPLPTNSWFPGASGGFPPAPPPPPPTWAAGSATVQLPPPSYEQVIREKSREQNIQPPLPSSPISPPTSSPSSASARLSTSSIATQTDTHSHGPQSSAARPVRRPPKPPRPSPPVQNRDSLHEQCGVQTDFDDVIDDVTSTTSTPTDLTLIDSAPTVPALIDSASSPMDKVMISDPRPRPRPRSRIIQPETTNQPMTREVKVQTLVRLKDDTAENVFAGFDDTPSNISSKYLDDLMEVFSPDEAPQSQMIDGEDDMKTSENRPQPRPRTLKSKTQITAKPSVFDVFDGGDPEVQQNHFRSPPVPAPRPHLNKPAQVLENTPPGQQGAALMASLSERRNSDDLLLLNKHQSPAQVLENTPPGQQGAALTASLSEKRNSDDLLLLNKHQSPAQVLENTPPGQQGAALTASSSERKNSDDLLLLNKHQSPAQESRPENTPPGQQRAALMSSSPERRNGDEKAANTPAKTPTDRNAGKRPTVPKHSRPPPPVLRKSVSTSQMTVDVSSTPEASVPPLPPRPSGNRLLPLRPPPIKVNRPAGSSSSPISTNQLQDSRVPKRGPPLPPRPRPGHPLYKRYSQRKELTEDEELKNPDKEQEEPSEKTLHEEEQFLIVLDEADVPETPANTLRDLRHSEVKGQDEVVSEVHLEDATSEKSSK; the protein is encoded by the exons ATGGCGGAGGCTCGATCGGAGGACGACGAGGAGCGGTTACGCGAAACTGGCGGCGGGAGACGGAGCTcag aacATTCAGACAGAAACAAACCAGATCAGCGCCATTCCAG CCAGGGGGCGCTGTCCTCCATCAGAGCCGTCATCAAACGCA CGTCTGCCAGAACGAGCTCTCAGAGCGACCATCAGCGAGAACGCAG GCGTCCAGAAATCACCATCCTCTCTGCTGAGCCGCTGCCGACCAATAGCTGGTTCCCGGGGGCTTCTGGGGGGTTTCCTCCAGCCCCGCCCCCTCCCCCACCCACATGGGCTGCTGGCTCTGCAACAGTGCAG CTCCCTCCTCCCTCCTATGAGCAGGTGATCAGAGAGAAGAGCCGAGAGCAGAATATTCAGCCTCCAATATCTTCATCTCCGATATCTCCACCAACTTCATCTCCATCATCTGCTTCTGCTCGTCTCTCCACTTCCAGCATCGCCACACAGACGGACACGCACTCCCACGGCCCACAATCCTCTGCTGCTCGCCCAG TTCGCAGACCTCCCAAACCGCCACGTCCCTCGCCACCCGTCCAAAATCGAGACTCTCTGCATGAACAGTGTGGCGTCCAGACCGACTTCGATGATGTCATTGACGATGTCACATCCACAACCTCCACCCCCACTGACCTCACTCTCATAGACTCCGCCCCCACAGTCCCTGCCTTGATAGACTCCGCCTCCTCCCCGATGGATAAGGTCATGATATCAGATCCTCGTCCCAGACCTCGGCCACGCTCCAGAATAATTCAACCTGAAACTACAAATCAGCCAATGACTAGAGAGGTGAAAGTTCAAACTCTGGTGCGTCTGAAAGACGACACAGCCGAAAACGTGTTTGCCGGATTTGACGACACTCCGTCTAATATTTCCAGCAAATATCTGGATGATCTGATGGAGGTGTTCAGTCCTGACGAAGCTCCGCAGAGCCAGATGATTGATGGAGAAGACAATATgaaaacatctgaaaacagaCCTCAGCCTCGACCCAGAACTCTGAAATCCAAAACACAGATCACAGCCAAACCTTCAGTCTTTGACGTGTTTGATGGCGGAGATCCTGAAGTCCAGCAGAATCACTTCAGAAGTCCACCAGTGCCAGCGCCGAGACCTCATCTGAACAAACCAGCACAAG TGTTAGAAAACACTCCTccaggccagcagggggcagcaCTGATGGCCAGTTTATCTGAGAGAAGAAACTCAGACGATCTGCTGCTTCTGAACAAACACCAGAGTCCAGCACAAG ttTTAGAAAGCACTCCTccaggccagcagggggcagcaCTGACGGCCAGTTTATCTGAGAAAAGAAACTCGGATGATCTGCTGCTTCTGAACAAACACCAGAGTCCAGCACAAG ttttagaaaACACTCCTccaggccagcagggggcagcaCTGACGGCCAGTTCATCTGAGAGAAAAAATTCAGACGATCTGCTGCTTCTGAACAAACACCAGAGTCCAGCACAAG agtccagacctgaaaaCACTCCTCCAGGCCAGCAGAGGGCAGCACTGATGTCCAGTTCACCCGAGAGAAGAAACGGCGATGAAAAGGCTGCAAACACTCCAGCGAAGACGCCGACTGACAGAAACGCTGGAAAAC GTCCGACTGTTCCCAAACACTCCCGTCCACCTCCACCTGTGCTCCGCAAGTCAGTGTCCACCTCACAG atgacAGTGGATGTCTCCATCACTCCTGAAGCATCagttcctcctcttcctcccag ACCCAGTGGCAACAGACTCCTCCCCCTCCGCCCTCCTCCAATAAAAGTGAACAGGCCTGCAGGCTCCTCCTCCTCTCCCATTTCAACCAATCAGCTGCAAGACAGCAGGGTTCCGAAGAGAGGCCCGCCCCTTCCGCCCCGCCCCAGACCCGGACACCCGCTGTACAAGCGCTACTCT CAGAGGAAAGAGCTTACAGAAGATGAAGAGCTGAAGAATCCTGACAAAGAGCAGGAGGAGCCATCTGAGAAAACATTGCAt GAGGAGGAGCAGTTCTTGATTGTCCTGGATGAAGCAGACGTCCCAGAAACACCAGCAAACACACTCCGTGACCTCCGACACTCAGAGGTCAAAGGTCAAGACGAGGTTGTCAGTGAGGTTCACCTGGAGGACGCGACTTCAGAGAAACAGA GTAAATGA